A single genomic interval of Streptomyces graminofaciens harbors:
- a CDS encoding Gfo/Idh/MocA family protein encodes MTRKTVRIAMNGVTGRMGYRQHLVRSILALREQGGLDLGDGTVLWPEPILVGRREHALKALAERHGLERWATDVDEVLADETVDIYFDAQVTSAREEAIRKAIAAGKHIYTEKPTATGLEGALELARLANAAGIKHGVVQDKLFLPGLLKLKRLIDGGFFGRILSVRGEFGYWVFEGDWQEAQRPSWNYRAEDGGGIVVDMFPHWEYVLHELFGRVKSVQALTATHIPQRWDEQDKPYDATADDAAYGIFELDGGAIAQINSSWAVRVNRDELVEFQVDGTEGSAVAGLRNCRVQHRSATPKPVWNPDIPATYSFRDQWQEVPDNADFDNGFKAQWELFLKHVYADAPYHWDLLAGARGVQLAELGLKSSAEGVRLDVPEISL; translated from the coding sequence GTGACACGCAAAACCGTACGGATCGCCATGAATGGCGTGACCGGACGCATGGGCTACCGCCAGCACCTCGTCCGCTCCATCCTCGCCCTCCGCGAGCAGGGCGGCCTCGACCTCGGCGACGGCACCGTGCTGTGGCCCGAGCCGATCCTGGTCGGCCGCCGCGAGCACGCGCTGAAGGCGCTCGCCGAGCGGCACGGCCTGGAGCGCTGGGCCACGGACGTGGACGAGGTCCTCGCCGACGAGACCGTGGACATCTACTTCGACGCCCAGGTCACCTCGGCCCGCGAGGAGGCGATCAGGAAGGCGATCGCGGCGGGCAAGCACATCTACACCGAGAAGCCGACGGCGACGGGCCTGGAGGGCGCCCTGGAGCTGGCCCGCCTCGCGAACGCCGCCGGCATCAAGCACGGCGTCGTCCAGGACAAGCTCTTCCTCCCGGGCCTGCTGAAGCTGAAGCGTCTGATCGACGGCGGCTTCTTCGGCCGGATCCTCTCCGTCCGCGGCGAGTTCGGCTACTGGGTCTTCGAGGGCGACTGGCAGGAGGCCCAGCGCCCGTCCTGGAACTACCGCGCCGAGGACGGCGGCGGCATCGTCGTCGACATGTTCCCGCACTGGGAGTACGTCCTGCACGAGCTGTTCGGCCGTGTGAAGTCCGTCCAGGCCCTCACCGCCACCCACATACCGCAGCGCTGGGACGAGCAGGACAAGCCCTACGACGCCACGGCCGACGACGCCGCGTACGGCATCTTCGAGCTGGACGGCGGCGCGATCGCCCAGATCAACTCCTCCTGGGCCGTGCGCGTCAACCGCGACGAGCTGGTGGAGTTCCAGGTCGACGGAACGGAGGGTTCGGCGGTGGCAGGCCTCCGAAACTGCCGTGTCCAGCACCGCTCCGCCACCCCCAAGCCGGTCTGGAACCCCGACATCCCGGCCACCTACTCCTTCCGCGACCAGTGGCAGGAGGTCCCGGACAACGCGGACTTCGACAACGGCTTCAAGGCCCAGTGGGAGCTGTTCCTCAAGCACGTCTACGCCGACGCGCCCTACCACTGGGACCTGCTGGCCGGCGCCCGCGGCGTCCAGCTCGCCGAACTGGGGCTGAAGTCCTCGGCCGAGGGCGTCCGTCTCGACGTACCGGAGATCTCGCTGTGA